A stretch of Clostridium formicaceticum DNA encodes these proteins:
- a CDS encoding ABC transporter transmembrane domain-containing protein — protein MILEYWQSYAKLNAQYIDAMQGMTTLKVFQASKHKGQELEEEAKGVYNRSMKSLGVSLLDSAIVKWGTAAGAAFATGVGALRVTTGDLPVQSLFVILFLVVVFPPFK, from the coding sequence ATAATTTTAGAATACTGGCAATCCTATGCCAAATTAAATGCTCAGTATATTGATGCTATGCAGGGTATGACGACCTTAAAGGTTTTTCAAGCCAGCAAACACAAAGGACAGGAATTAGAAGAGGAAGCAAAAGGGGTATATAATCGCTCTATGAAAAGTTTAGGTGTATCCCTGTTGGACTCCGCTATTGTAAAATGGGGTACTGCAGCAGGGGCTGCCTTTGCTACAGGAGTAGGGGCACTAAGGGTAACCACTGGCGATTTGCCTGTACAAAGTCTCTTTGTCATTCTTTTTTTAGTGGTAGTGTTTCCGCCCTTTAAATGA
- a CDS encoding ABC transporter transmembrane domain-containing protein has translation MNLYFRLFTFLKGARVQLALKISLGLLIMGTYVGQAFATAATMKTLFAGGSFHEIIPLIIIIGVLIVIRAFLVKIDEIYGKKIAYFIKNELRERLLMRLMDLGPGYQENYRSGNLQSVLIDGVESLEPFLTGYVPQLLVSLLGSGAVVIYIWTLDPIVGWITAAGLLIAVGAPQLGSNFSKK, from the coding sequence TTGAACTTGTATTTTAGATTATTTACATTTCTCAAAGGAGCAAGAGTACAACTGGCACTGAAAATTTCATTGGGACTACTGATCATGGGTACCTATGTTGGACAAGCCTTTGCCACTGCAGCCACAATGAAGACATTATTTGCAGGAGGAAGTTTTCATGAGATTATTCCTCTTATTATAATCATTGGGGTTTTGATTGTGATAAGAGCTTTTCTTGTTAAGATCGATGAGATCTATGGAAAGAAAATTGCCTACTTTATTAAAAATGAACTTAGAGAGCGGCTGTTGATGCGATTGATGGATTTAGGCCCAGGCTATCAAGAAAACTATAGAAGCGGAAATTTACAATCGGTACTAATCGATGGTGTTGAATCTCTAGAACCTTTTTTGACAGGATATGTTCCTCAGCTGTTGGTATCTTTGCTAGGATCTGGGGCTGTTGTTATTTACATTTGGACATTAGACCCTATAGTGGGATGGATTACTGCAGCAGGACTTCTGATTGCGGTAGGAGCACCACAGCTAGGCAGTAACTTTTCAAAAAAATAA
- a CDS encoding class I SAM-dependent methyltransferase — protein MGHQVTAIDCTENMLQEARHNTERIGVKVDFYKMDSHELDFPDESFDLILCRNLTWTLRAPMDAYKEWHRVLKSKGRLLIFDANWALRLHDPEMQKQYEEDKKRAAELGIVDAHDKADMKESDAIAKQLFLSSKRRPQWDAAALIDCGYAKVFVETNISHRVHSEEDRILFRSTPMFMVGAEKK, from the coding sequence ATGGGTCATCAGGTAACTGCTATTGACTGTACAGAAAACATGTTGCAGGAGGCCAGACATAATACAGAACGTATAGGGGTAAAGGTAGATTTTTATAAAATGGACTCCCATGAATTAGATTTTCCTGATGAAAGTTTTGATTTGATCTTATGCAGAAATTTGACATGGACCTTAAGGGCACCTATGGATGCCTATAAAGAATGGCATAGGGTACTAAAATCTAAAGGCAGACTGCTTATTTTTGATGCAAACTGGGCTCTAAGGCTTCATGATCCTGAAATGCAAAAGCAGTATGAGGAAGATAAGAAAAGGGCAGCTGAGCTGGGGATTGTTGATGCTCATGATAAGGCAGATATGAAAGAAAGTGATGCCATTGCAAAGCAGTTGTTTTTAAGCAGTAAGAGAAGACCTCAATGGGATGCAGCAGCTTTGATAGACTGCGGTTATGCTAAGGTTTTTGTAGAAACCAATATCTCTCATAGGGTTCATAGTGAAGAAGATAGGATATTATTTCGCTCTACACCTATGTTTATGGTAGGAGCTGAGAAGAAGTAG
- a CDS encoding sigma-70 family RNA polymerase sigma factor has protein sequence MEYTESALVEGIKAKDVPAYNYMINKYTKTIYYLAYNILSPSLNKEDIEECVSDVFLDAWRKIDEFDQEKGNFRTWLLVLTKYKSLTYKRKKATRNLVDIEAFQIEDNYNLEKQFFLRQDQEKVIEVINSFNAIDKEIFFRRFF, from the coding sequence TTGGAATATACAGAAAGTGCACTTGTTGAAGGAATAAAAGCTAAAGATGTGCCTGCTTACAATTATATGATCAATAAATATACAAAAACAATTTATTATCTGGCTTATAATATTTTATCTCCATCACTTAATAAAGAAGATATCGAAGAGTGTGTATCTGATGTGTTTTTAGATGCATGGAGGAAAATTGATGAATTTGATCAGGAAAAAGGAAATTTTAGAACATGGCTTTTAGTTTTGACAAAATATAAATCACTTACCTATAAACGCAAAAAAGCAACAAGAAATCTCGTTGATATTGAGGCGTTTCAAATAGAAGATAACTATAACTTAGAAAAACAATTCTTCTTAAGGCAAGACCAGGAAAAGGTGATAGAAGTAATCAACTCTTTTAATGCAATAGATAAAGAAATATTTTTCAGAAGGTTTTTTTGA
- the nikC gene encoding nickel transporter permease produces MRLKGLIKDPMAFIGLILILLILGVALLAPWITPKDPIQMDANYRLEKPSLSYPLGTDHLGRCILSRIMHGARASLSISFLVLVIIMSIGVLVGSIAGYVGGKVDDIIVSMIDMLLAFPEMILALVIAGMLGPSIRNVMIAMASVQWVRYARILRGMIASVKEKDYVLAARTGGCKHFPLIFRHILPNVLSPVIVLATLDMGSTILAISGLSFLGLGAQPPNPEWGAMLNDGRPYMYIAPWIMIFPGLAILITVLAFNLIGDGLRDILDPREIQKTS; encoded by the coding sequence ATGAGGTTAAAGGGACTGATCAAAGACCCCATGGCTTTTATAGGATTGATTTTGATTTTACTCATTTTAGGTGTTGCACTACTGGCTCCATGGATTACACCTAAGGATCCAATACAGATGGATGCAAATTATAGACTGGAAAAACCCTCTCTTAGTTATCCCCTAGGAACAGATCATCTAGGAAGATGCATTTTATCCCGTATTATGCATGGGGCAAGGGCTTCTCTTAGCATATCTTTTTTGGTTTTAGTGATCATCATGTCCATTGGCGTGCTGGTAGGCAGCATTGCAGGCTATGTAGGTGGAAAAGTGGATGATATTATCGTCAGCATGATAGATATGCTGCTGGCCTTTCCAGAAATGATACTGGCTTTGGTTATTGCAGGCATGTTGGGTCCTAGTATTAGAAATGTAATGATTGCTATGGCTTCTGTTCAATGGGTACGTTATGCACGAATCCTTCGAGGAATGATTGCCTCTGTCAAAGAAAAGGATTATGTATTGGCGGCTAGAACGGGGGGATGTAAGCATTTTCCTTTGATTTTCCGCCATATCTTGCCGAATGTCCTATCACCAGTCATTGTACTGGCTACTCTAGATATGGGTTCAACCATTTTAGCCATCTCTGGATTATCCTTTTTAGGATTAGGGGCTCAACCCCCTAATCCTGAATGGGGTGCCATGCTGAACGATGGTCGACCTTATATGTATATAGCTCCTTGGATCATGATTTTTCCAGGGTTAGCTATTCTTATTACAGTGTTGGCTTTTAATTTAATAGGAGATGGACTTCGAGACATTTTAGATCCTCGGGAAATACAAAAAACTTCTTAG
- the nikB gene encoding nickel ABC transporter permease, translating into MLRYICKRMVFLLLVMLGVSFLAFSMSHLTPGDPAEVILRMDSIDPTPEAVALMRERMGLNDPVLVQYGKWLLKAVQGDLGVSFRTRRSVLEELLQRLPATVELTLAGTVVLLLVSIPLGLLSAFYKNTKIDHFSRFFALIGASLPSFWLGLIFIYFFAVKYSLFPVMGRGSMLHLVLPGLTLGLGMSATYARLLRASMLEVLGQDFIQAARARGLKEKTILIGHALKNALLPLVTVFGMSLGHLLGGTVIVETIFAWPGIGKYLVEAIFTRDYPVVQGYVLLMALIFVTVNLMIDISYTFIDPRMRLSGKGGSK; encoded by the coding sequence GTGCTTAGATATATTTGCAAGAGAATGGTCTTTTTACTACTGGTGATGCTAGGGGTGTCCTTCTTGGCTTTTAGTATGAGTCATCTTACACCAGGAGATCCAGCAGAAGTGATTTTACGAATGGATAGTATTGATCCTACCCCAGAGGCTGTGGCGCTTATGCGTGAAAGGATGGGACTAAATGATCCAGTACTTGTTCAATATGGCAAATGGTTATTAAAAGCGGTACAAGGAGATCTCGGAGTTTCTTTCCGTACCAGACGTTCGGTACTGGAGGAACTGCTGCAGCGTTTACCTGCCACGGTGGAACTCACCTTGGCGGGCACTGTAGTACTACTCTTGGTTTCTATTCCCTTAGGCTTGCTTTCAGCCTTTTATAAGAATACTAAGATTGATCATTTCAGCCGTTTTTTTGCCTTAATAGGGGCTTCCCTTCCTTCTTTTTGGTTGGGGCTTATCTTCATTTACTTTTTTGCTGTAAAATATTCCTTGTTTCCTGTGATGGGTCGTGGAAGTATGCTTCATTTGGTTTTGCCTGGGCTGACCCTAGGGCTGGGAATGTCCGCTACTTATGCTCGCTTACTGCGAGCCAGTATGCTGGAGGTTTTAGGACAGGATTTTATTCAAGCAGCCCGTGCACGAGGGTTAAAAGAAAAAACAATTCTTATAGGTCATGCACTGAAGAATGCCCTGTTGCCTTTGGTGACTGTTTTTGGCATGAGTCTAGGACATTTGCTGGGTGGTACGGTAATTGTGGAAACCATATTTGCCTGGCCGGGTATAGGGAAATATTTGGTGGAGGCTATATTCACCCGGGACTATCCCGTTGTTCAGGGATATGTATTACTGATGGCACTTATTTTTGTTACAGTAAATTTGATGATAGATATATCTTATACCTTTATAGATCCTAGGATGCGGCTGTCAGGGAAGGGGGGAAGTAAATGA
- the nikA gene encoding nickel ABC transporter substrate-binding protein, whose product MKIKKSKSLILLCLIILISSFAYTGCTKKEPITSGEVKEVPQILTIARVGDIGSMNPHLYDSDMGAQTLVYEPLVNLDQQGNIIPWLAVSWKIENDGRSLVFQLREDVKFSDGEAFNAEVVKQNFDAVLSNATRHNWLPLIDNLETVEVVAPYTVALHMKEAYPFSLLELTMVRPIRFLSPGGFGADDIAFDKPLGTGAYILAEYVQDERAVFIRNENYWGEKPNLEKIVIRPVPDSNVRLNALMAGEVDLIIGSGVTAVSYMDFKSLESNPNVEGKIAMGDVAQFLALNPSTELLKDKSVRQAIALAIDPEEINLVAYEGMESLSETMFSTKIPEVLGNAKRSKRNLEKAKELLAEAGWADLNGDGYVEKNGENLEVLYNIRSDVTTQRTVAEVVQAQLAEIGIKVNISPVESTVYFDRRNTGDFGIMPDVSWGIQYDPQSIYKSLRDARPYFAPAFQGEAATLFQQALQTLDDNQRREKFDRIADIFMNEEFVIIPMTITPNIAVYNKSVEGFEFSANVWELGKGLTNVRIVE is encoded by the coding sequence ATGAAAATTAAAAAATCAAAATCCCTTATACTTCTTTGCTTAATAATCTTAATAAGCTCCTTTGCCTATACCGGTTGTACAAAAAAAGAACCCATCACTTCAGGAGAAGTGAAGGAGGTTCCTCAAATATTGACGATTGCCAGAGTAGGTGATATTGGCAGTATGAATCCTCACCTCTATGACAGCGATATGGGGGCACAAACTTTAGTCTATGAACCTTTAGTAAACTTAGATCAGCAGGGAAATATCATCCCTTGGTTGGCAGTTTCTTGGAAAATAGAAAATGACGGACGAAGCTTAGTATTTCAGCTTCGAGAAGATGTAAAGTTTTCCGATGGGGAAGCCTTTAATGCGGAAGTGGTGAAACAAAACTTTGATGCTGTTTTGTCCAATGCTACCCGACATAACTGGCTGCCTTTGATTGATAATTTAGAAACAGTAGAAGTCGTAGCACCCTATACAGTGGCATTGCACATGAAGGAAGCATATCCTTTTAGCCTTCTTGAACTAACAATGGTTCGTCCCATACGTTTTCTTAGTCCAGGAGGCTTTGGTGCTGACGACATAGCCTTTGACAAGCCATTGGGAACAGGTGCTTATATATTGGCAGAATATGTACAGGATGAAAGAGCCGTTTTCATAAGGAACGAAAATTATTGGGGCGAAAAGCCTAATCTTGAAAAAATCGTTATACGCCCTGTACCTGACTCTAATGTCCGTTTAAATGCATTAATGGCGGGAGAAGTAGATTTGATTATAGGCAGTGGTGTAACTGCAGTATCTTATATGGATTTTAAAAGTCTTGAAAGTAATCCTAACGTAGAAGGCAAAATAGCAATGGGAGATGTAGCACAGTTTCTTGCACTAAATCCTAGTACAGAACTGCTAAAGGACAAGAGTGTACGTCAGGCCATAGCTTTAGCAATAGATCCTGAAGAAATCAACCTTGTGGCTTATGAAGGTATGGAAAGTCTGTCAGAAACGATGTTTTCCACCAAGATACCAGAAGTTTTAGGAAACGCTAAAAGAAGTAAACGGAATTTAGAAAAAGCCAAAGAACTTCTTGCAGAAGCTGGTTGGGCAGACCTTAATGGAGATGGTTATGTAGAAAAAAATGGAGAAAATCTAGAAGTATTATACAACATACGTTCAGATGTAACCACACAAAGAACTGTAGCAGAAGTTGTACAAGCACAGCTTGCAGAAATAGGCATTAAAGTCAACATCAGCCCTGTAGAGTCTACTGTATATTTTGACCGTAGAAATACTGGTGACTTCGGTATAATGCCGGATGTTTCATGGGGAATCCAGTATGACCCTCAGAGTATTTACAAGTCATTACGAGATGCAAGACCTTATTTTGCTCCAGCCTTTCAAGGTGAAGCAGCCACTTTGTTTCAGCAGGCACTTCAGACATTAGATGACAATCAACGAAGGGAAAAGTTTGATCGTATAGCGGATATTTTCATGAATGAGGAGTTCGTGATTATACCTATGACCATTACACCTAATATAGCAGTGTATAATAAATCTGTTGAAGGCTTCGAGTTTTCTGCCAATGTTTGGGAACTAGGGAAGGGACTGACCAATGTAAGAATCGTTGAATAA
- a CDS encoding class I SAM-dependent methyltransferase, which produces MQIQKRIEGYWQNENERYNEVIQSELNGVKKEVWVQLIEENRPPGEKLQVLDIGTGPGFFPLLLSEMGHHVTGIDCTESMLETAKENVRMAGFDVSFHLMDAHKLTFDDHSFDMILIRNVTWLMYDPITAYKEWYRVLKPGGRLLIFDGNWYLWMYNNEWKEAFERDQEEAAKLGFKKFSKESQEEGTKIADELYFSKVRRPQWDIPHLLDIGFGKIVVDADVSEKIHNEVNKARYRTIPPFMIRAEKTDKKYLYGQL; this is translated from the coding sequence ATGCAAATTCAAAAACGTATTGAAGGGTACTGGCAAAATGAAAATGAGAGATACAATGAGGTAATTCAAAGTGAATTAAATGGCGTAAAGAAAGAGGTATGGGTGCAACTCATTGAAGAAAACCGCCCTCCAGGAGAAAAATTACAGGTATTAGATATTGGTACAGGCCCTGGATTTTTCCCGTTGCTGCTTTCTGAGATGGGACATCATGTTACTGGTATCGACTGCACGGAGAGTATGCTGGAGACCGCAAAAGAAAATGTGAGGATGGCTGGCTTTGATGTATCCTTTCATTTGATGGATGCACATAAGCTTACATTTGATGATCATTCTTTTGATATGATTCTTATACGAAATGTAACCTGGCTAATGTATGACCCAATTACAGCCTATAAAGAATGGTATCGGGTTTTAAAGCCGGGAGGACGACTTTTAATCTTTGATGGCAATTGGTACTTATGGATGTATAACAATGAATGGAAGGAAGCCTTTGAAAGAGATCAAGAGGAAGCAGCAAAACTAGGATTCAAAAAGTTCTCTAAGGAATCCCAAGAGGAAGGAACTAAAATCGCTGATGAACTTTATTTCAGCAAAGTTCGCCGACCTCAATGGGATATCCCTCATTTACTGGACATTGGCTTTGGTAAAATTGTAGTGGATGCAGATGTCAGTGAAAAGATTCATAACGAAGTCAACAAGGCTCGTTATCGTACCATTCCGCCTTTTATGATCCGTGCTGAAAAAACAGATAAAAAATATTTATACGGACAGTTATAG
- a CDS encoding class I SAM-dependent methyltransferase — MTANFLYNVWWKDQAETEQAMEETHNRFWKKVLSYIKEEDLSNLSVFDFGCNQGGFLRFLYYEKPFKNALGIDLARQSVEVANSRKGNLPIQYEATNTPEKYENQFDLAFSISVIYLIADLKEHASKIKKILKSKGVYYATYTDYNGNPSLPYMKKKIDENASIPMLLHDLEDISNAFLEEGFNVGIRKMIPDDYIEINSNDRFFRSLNDRIQYEYEQAYIFRFSLKD, encoded by the coding sequence ATGACAGCTAATTTTTTGTACAATGTTTGGTGGAAGGACCAAGCAGAAACAGAACAAGCTATGGAGGAGACCCATAATAGATTTTGGAAGAAAGTATTGAGTTATATCAAGGAGGAGGATTTATCCAATCTTTCTGTTTTCGATTTTGGTTGTAATCAAGGTGGTTTTTTAAGATTTTTATATTACGAGAAACCCTTTAAAAATGCTTTGGGAATAGATCTAGCTCGTCAATCAGTTGAAGTAGCCAATAGCAGAAAAGGAAATTTGCCAATTCAATATGAAGCTACTAATACCCCTGAAAAATATGAAAATCAGTTTGATCTGGCTTTTAGTATATCGGTGATTTATTTAATCGCTGACTTAAAAGAACATGCATCCAAGATAAAAAAGATCCTTAAATCTAAAGGTGTTTATTATGCCACTTATACAGACTACAATGGTAACCCTAGCTTACCCTATATGAAGAAAAAGATAGATGAAAATGCTTCTATACCAATGCTTTTACATGATCTTGAAGATATCTCTAATGCATTTCTTGAGGAAGGATTTAATGTGGGTATTCGAAAAATGATACCAGATGATTATATAGAAATAAATAGTAATGATCGATTTTTTAGAAGTCTAAATGATCGAATACAGTATGAATATGAACAGGCATATATTTTCCGTTTTTCTTTAAAGGACTAA
- a CDS encoding ABC transporter substrate-binding protein: MKKVLKFKRGVGLLIILAIVFLAVGCSSNSNNDVDASSETITSEQVLTIGMDKNTATLDVLKTPDPLVWFPGHHINETLVYPGHDMKPEALLAESWERIDEVAWRFKLRQGVSFHDGTAFNAEAVKFSLERQQEEGPAWTTPPIKEIIVEDDYTIQIITEESFSPLLEWLMNPVASIVSPTAVQQQGDGYEMNPCGTGPFKVEAFVPEQEIVLVRNDDYWGEKPVLEKVIYKIITDSSARTMALRAGEVDIIRDLNAPEIEAFKNSEYQILSVPGVRTHYFGFNATKDVFKDVRVRKAINHAIDRNAIVEKVLLGYGHNITGIVSPAIPGHLGQAWYPYDPEIAMGLFEEAGYTLNSNNIMEHNGTPLELDIIIQPWSSYWKPAAEVIQAQLQQIGIKVNVQVMERGAFNELRDAGKYDIFASTTPGVHGGADYQLMSRFHSELFGASTHASPGYVNKEIETLLEEARKELKEEKREEMYRKVQEIIYEDAALIPYVHDEEVVIVNSRVKGFQPHSSVWAVDLKGVYVE; the protein is encoded by the coding sequence ATGAAAAAAGTACTGAAATTTAAACGGGGGGTAGGGCTTTTAATTATACTGGCTATTGTGTTTTTAGCTGTTGGTTGCAGCAGCAACAGTAATAATGATGTTGATGCCAGCAGTGAAACAATAACCAGTGAGCAAGTGTTAACGATAGGTATGGATAAAAACACCGCAACTTTAGATGTGTTGAAGACACCAGATCCACTGGTATGGTTTCCAGGACATCACATTAATGAGACATTGGTGTATCCCGGTCATGACATGAAACCAGAAGCCTTGTTGGCAGAAAGCTGGGAAAGAATCGATGAAGTGGCTTGGCGCTTTAAACTAAGACAAGGGGTATCTTTTCACGATGGAACAGCTTTTAATGCAGAAGCAGTGAAATTTTCCCTCGAAAGACAGCAAGAAGAAGGTCCTGCATGGACAACGCCACCTATAAAAGAAATCATTGTTGAGGATGATTATACGATTCAAATCATAACAGAAGAATCTTTTTCTCCTTTGTTAGAGTGGTTAATGAACCCTGTTGCCTCTATTGTCAGCCCAACTGCAGTACAACAGCAGGGTGATGGATATGAGATGAATCCTTGTGGTACTGGACCTTTTAAAGTAGAAGCTTTTGTTCCTGAACAAGAGATTGTTTTAGTTAGAAATGATGATTATTGGGGTGAAAAGCCTGTCTTAGAAAAAGTAATTTACAAGATTATCACAGATTCAAGTGCCCGTACAATGGCTTTAAGAGCTGGAGAAGTGGATATCATAAGGGACTTAAATGCCCCAGAGATTGAAGCATTTAAGAACAGTGAGTACCAGATCCTCAGTGTTCCAGGTGTAAGAACACATTATTTTGGATTTAATGCAACTAAAGATGTATTTAAAGATGTAAGGGTTAGAAAGGCTATCAACCATGCCATCGATAGAAATGCCATTGTTGAAAAAGTTTTACTGGGATATGGTCATAATATCACAGGGATTGTATCTCCTGCTATACCTGGACATTTAGGACAAGCATGGTATCCTTATGATCCAGAGATTGCAATGGGTTTATTTGAAGAAGCTGGATATACCCTGAATAGTAACAATATTATGGAACATAATGGTACACCTTTAGAACTTGATATCATTATTCAACCATGGAGTTCTTATTGGAAACCAGCAGCAGAAGTGATACAAGCACAGCTTCAGCAAATTGGCATCAAGGTGAATGTACAGGTTATGGAGAGAGGAGCATTTAATGAATTGAGAGATGCTGGAAAGTATGATATTTTTGCCAGCACAACACCAGGTGTTCATGGTGGGGCGGATTATCAGCTTATGAGCAGATTTCATTCTGAACTATTTGGTGCTTCTACCCATGCTTCCCCTGGCTATGTAAATAAGGAAATAGAAACGCTGTTGGAAGAAGCAAGAAAAGAGCTTAAGGAAGAAAAAAGAGAAGAAATGTATAGAAAAGTACAAGAAATCATTTATGAAGACGCAGCATTGATTCCATATGTGCATGATGAAGAGGTTGTTATTGTAAATAGTAGAGTCAAAGGTTTTCAACCCCATTCTTCTGTATGGGCAGTAGATTTAAAAGGTGTTTATGTAGAATAA
- a CDS encoding ABC transporter ATP-binding protein yields the protein MNCKEEILFENKIPILETINLKKSYFTKNNYFSFKNNVLNAVEGVSITLYENEILGLVGESGCGKSTLTRLLLRLEKATAGKILFKGEDITSLSGEKLRELRKDFQIIFQNAYASLNPRMKIEEIIKEPIANFEMLSKEDQREKIKYLIELVGLKEEHLSRYPHEFSGGQRQRIAIARALAINPKIVICDEPIASLDVSIQVQILKLLYELHSKYKISYIFISHDLASVKLLSHRIVIMYLGKIVEIIKSQDLLEHAAHPYTISLIEAIPSVNPDNRLSKEQLLCGEALNPVSFTKCCKFYPRCRKALNICSYSEPDIREISPMHYVACHRY from the coding sequence ATGAATTGTAAAGAGGAGATCCTATTTGAAAACAAAATACCGATATTAGAAACGATAAATCTGAAAAAAAGTTATTTTACGAAAAACAATTATTTTTCTTTTAAAAATAATGTTTTAAATGCAGTCGAGGGGGTTTCTATAACCCTGTATGAAAATGAAATTTTAGGATTAGTAGGAGAAAGTGGTTGTGGGAAGAGTACGTTGACAAGATTACTATTAAGACTAGAAAAAGCCACAGCGGGAAAAATTTTATTTAAAGGAGAAGACATAACAAGTTTAAGTGGAGAGAAGCTTAGAGAGCTAAGAAAAGATTTTCAGATAATTTTTCAGAATGCATATGCTTCTCTGAATCCAAGGATGAAAATTGAAGAAATAATTAAAGAACCTATAGCCAACTTTGAAATGCTTAGTAAAGAAGATCAGAGGGAAAAGATTAAATATCTTATTGAACTTGTAGGATTAAAAGAGGAACACTTATCAAGATATCCACATGAGTTCAGTGGGGGGCAAAGACAAAGGATCGCAATAGCAAGAGCATTGGCAATAAATCCCAAAATAGTCATCTGTGACGAACCGATTGCAAGCTTAGATGTATCAATACAGGTGCAAATTTTGAAATTACTATATGAGCTTCATAGTAAATATAAAATTTCCTATATATTTATTTCTCATGATTTAGCATCTGTAAAGCTATTAAGCCACCGTATTGTTATTATGTATCTTGGAAAAATTGTTGAGATAATTAAAAGTCAGGATTTGTTAGAGCATGCAGCTCATCCATACACTATCTCTTTAATTGAAGCTATCCCTAGCGTTAATCCTGATAATAGATTAAGTAAAGAACAATTGCTTTGTGGCGAAGCATTAAACCCTGTAAGCTTTACGAAATGCTGTAAATTTTATCCTCGTTGTAGAAAAGCGTTAAATATATGTAGCTATTCAGAGCCGGATATAAGAGAAATAAGTCCAATGCACTATGTTGCTTGTCATAGATATTGA
- a CDS encoding ABC transporter ATP-binding protein → MRLETNPFLKIENLEVVFTNKGKKNIVLNRVNFEIPKGKVLGLVGESGCGKSMTALSIMKLLPPEISAPSGKIFFNDMNILELSSRDMRQIRGKRIAMIFQDPHSVFNPVRSIGRQFIETLQYRMSLSKKEALAVASQSLLEMGLADSQKILSCYPFQLSGGMKQRVMIAMALAMKPDFLIADEPTTALDVTIQAQILIEIEKLKEKYNTGVLLISHNFGVIAQLSDWVCVMYAGEIIEYGLVKEIFYKASHPYTKGLLCSIPDFANNINSLQQILGQPPEIYEERKGCSFYPRCAYRKEFCENNQPLMEKINSNHFVSCFFPI, encoded by the coding sequence TTGAGATTAGAAACTAATCCCTTTCTTAAAATTGAAAATCTCGAAGTAGTTTTCACGAATAAGGGCAAAAAAAATATAGTACTCAATAGGGTAAACTTTGAAATACCAAAAGGAAAAGTTTTAGGGTTAGTTGGAGAAAGTGGTTGTGGCAAAAGTATGACGGCCCTTTCTATTATGAAACTGCTTCCTCCTGAAATCAGTGCCCCCAGCGGCAAGATTTTTTTTAATGATATGAATATTCTGGAATTAAGCAGCAGAGATATGAGACAAATAAGAGGTAAGCGTATAGCAATGATATTTCAAGATCCACATTCGGTTTTTAATCCTGTAAGAAGCATAGGCAGACAATTTATTGAAACACTTCAATATAGGATGTCATTATCTAAAAAAGAAGCTTTGGCCGTAGCAAGTCAATCTTTATTGGAAATGGGACTTGCTGATTCTCAGAAGATATTGTCTTGTTATCCTTTTCAGCTTAGTGGAGGAATGAAACAAAGAGTAATGATTGCTATGGCATTAGCAATGAAGCCAGATTTCCTTATTGCTGATGAGCCTACAACTGCTTTAGATGTAACAATACAAGCCCAGATATTAATAGAAATTGAGAAGTTGAAAGAGAAATATAATACGGGAGTCTTACTAATATCTCATAATTTTGGTGTTATAGCTCAATTGTCAGACTGGGTTTGTGTGATGTATGCTGGTGAAATTATTGAATATGGTTTAGTAAAGGAAATTTTTTATAAAGCATCACATCCATATACAAAGGGATTATTGTGTTCTATTCCTGATTTTGCTAACAATATAAATTCTCTGCAACAGATTTTAGGACAACCACCGGAGATATATGAAGAAAGAAAAGGCTGTTCATTTTACCCTAGATGTGCATATAGAAAAGAGTTTTGTGAAAACAATCAACCCTTGATGGAGAAAATTAATTCTAACCATTTTGTTTCTTGCTTTTTTCCAATCTAA